The Mycobacteriales bacterium genome window below encodes:
- a CDS encoding P-II family nitrogen regulator translates to MRLIIAIIKPFKLDDVRTALADIGTTGMTVSEVRGHGRQKGHTEVYRGAEYTVDLIPKIRVEVLSEDRDAEAVIDAIVRSAQTGQIGDGKVWSVPVDELVRVRTGERGVDAL, encoded by the coding sequence GTGAGACTCATCATCGCGATCATCAAGCCGTTCAAGCTCGATGACGTTCGTACCGCGCTGGCCGACATCGGAACGACCGGCATGACGGTGTCCGAGGTGCGCGGTCACGGCCGGCAGAAGGGGCATACGGAGGTCTACCGCGGCGCCGAGTACACCGTCGACCTCATCCCGAAGATCCGCGTCGAGGTGCTCTCCGAGGACCGCGATGCCGAAGCGGTGATCGACGCGATCGTGCGCAGCGCGCAGACCGGGCAGATCGGCGACGGCAAGGTCTGGTCCGTGCCGGTCGATGAGCTGGTCCGGGTTCGCACCGGTGAGCGCGGCGTCGACGCGCTCTGA